A stretch of DNA from Acidobacteriota bacterium:
TCAGCCTGGAGAAGCTGGGGCGGATCAAGAAGCTGATCTTCGTCGGCGGTGGATTGCAGGTGGGGTTGGTGCTGCTGATCGTGAGCGGCGCGCTGATTCTCCTGGGAGTGCCGTGGCAGGCGGCGGTGTTCACCGGCTGTTTGGTGGCGCTGTCCTCCACCGCCATCGTCATGAAGCTGCTGATGAGCCAGGGGGAGACCAACACCGAGGGCGGGCAGGCGGCGCTGGGGATTCTCATCTTCCAGGATCTGGCGGTGGTGGCCATGGTGCTGCTGGTGCCCATGCTCGGCGGCGACGCCGGCAGCGGCTGGGGCATCGGTCTGGCGCTGGCCAAGGCCGGGGCCATCGTGGCGGTGGTGCTGCTGGTGGCCCGGCGGGTGATGCCGAAGATTCTGGAGGCGGTGGCCCGCACCTGCTCTCAGGAGATCTTCCTGCTCTCGGTGGTGGCCATCTGCTTCGGCACCGCCTATCTCACCAGCCTGGCGGGGGTGAGCCTGTCCCTGGGCGCCTTCCTGGCCGGGTTGGTGGTGAGCGAGAGCCGCTTCTCGGAGATGGCCTTCGGCGAGATCCTGCCGCTGCAGATCCTGTTCAGCGCCACCTTCTTCGTTTCCGTGGGTCTGTTGCTGGATCCCGGTTTCCTGCTCCGAGAACCGTTGCTCTGCCTGGGGCTGATGGTGGGGGTGGTGGTGCTCAAGGCGTTGACCACCGGCATCAGCCTGAAGGTCCTCGGCTACGGCGCCGGTACCCTCGGGTTCTCCAGCCTGATGCTGGCGCAGGTGGGAGAGTTCTCCTTCGTCCTGGAGCGCGCCGGCCGGGAGGTGGGGCTGTTCCCGGCGGGGATGGCGGAGCGCGGCTCCCAAGCCTTCATCGCGGTGACGGTGGTGCTGATGGTGCTGACGCCGGCGCTGGCGCAGCTGGGCAAGAAGGTGCGCAGCCGGAAGGAAGAGAAAGCGACGGCCCGGAAGGTGGCGGCGGTGGCCACGCCGGACGAGGCGGCGGCGACGGCGGTGGCGGATCGTCACGGGGAGCTGCGGGATCACGTGGTACTGGCGGGTTACGGCGGGGCGGCCAAGGCATTGGCGCCGATCCTTCAGCGCCGCGGCGTGCCGTATCTCATCCTCACCCTCAGCCCCGACGGCGCCCTGCACGCGGAGGACGGCGATCTGCCGGTGCTGCGGGGCAATTACACCCGCCGCCATGAGCTGACCCTGGCGGGCATCGAGCACGCTCGGTTGTTGGTGGTGGCGGACGACGATCCGGAGACCACCCACCGCGTGGTGGCCGCCGCCCACGGCCTCAACCCCGATTTGCCCATCCTCGCCCGCACCCGCTTCGCCAGCGGCATCGCCCATCTGGAGCACAGCGGCGCGACGGCGGTGGTGGCGGAGGATCTGGAGAGCGTCATGGCGCTGGTGGCCGAGGCCTTGCGGCGAGCGGAGGAGCTGGAGGAGACCCCGGCGGCGGAGCTTCAGGCCCTGCGGCGAGCCCTGTCGGCGGAGGGAGCCGGCCAGCTGGGGCAGGTGGTGAGCCTCAACGAGCGTCAGCGGCAAACCGAGCATTGCTCCCACGTATCCGGGACCCAGCCGGTGCGCCCCGGCGCCGCGGGTTGCGAGGAGTGCCTGCGCCACGGTCAGACCTGGGTGCACTTGCGGGTGTGCATGACCTGTGGCTTCGTGGGCTGCTGCGACTCTTCGGTAGGCAAGCACGCCAGCGCCCACGC
This window harbors:
- a CDS encoding cation:proton antiporter; translation: MAATQFVAAGAAPPFFTEVALLLVLGAAMAYFFHRLGVLSIVSFLLTGALIGPHALGLIRNEAVIEATAEVGVILLLFTIGIEFSLEKLGRIKKLIFVGGGLQVGLVLLIVSGALILLGVPWQAAVFTGCLVALSSTAIVMKLLMSQGETNTEGGQAALGILIFQDLAVVAMVLLVPMLGGDAGSGWGIGLALAKAGAIVAVVLLVARRVMPKILEAVARTCSQEIFLLSVVAICFGTAYLTSLAGVSLSLGAFLAGLVVSESRFSEMAFGEILPLQILFSATFFVSVGLLLDPGFLLREPLLCLGLMVGVVVLKALTTGISLKVLGYGAGTLGFSSLMLAQVGEFSFVLERAGREVGLFPAGMAERGSQAFIAVTVVLMVLTPALAQLGKKVRSRKEEKATARKVAAVATPDEAAATAVADRHGELRDHVVLAGYGGAAKALAPILQRRGVPYLILTLSPDGALHAEDGDLPVLRGNYTRRHELTLAGIEHARLLVVADDDPETTHRVVAAAHGLNPDLPILARTRFASGIAHLEHSGATAVVAEDLESVMALVAEALRRAEELEETPAAELQALRRALSAEGAGQLGQVVSLNERQRQTEHCSHVSGTQPVRPGAAGCEECLRHGQTWVHLRVCMTCGFVGCCDSSVGKHASAHAREAEHPLVKSFEPGEDWAWCYEDEVIL